The following are encoded together in the Streptomyces tsukubensis genome:
- a CDS encoding polysaccharide deacetylase family protein, with the protein MRDESRNLSRRGLIGLGAAAAAAPVLAACGSADGPGDSQGRKVSGGSDPEGAGPQQGGRPERLIGDGSTARTGKQPRQPKDPVPLEPGETPPQFVVFSWDGAGEVGNGLFPRFLKLAKDHDARMTFFLSGLYLLPESKKRLYSPPNNAVGASDIGYLTDGHIKETLTYVRKAWLDGHEIGTHFNGHFCAGTGSVANWTPEQWRSEIDQAVSFVTKWRTNTGFHDLPALPFDYGKELVGGRTPCLLGQENLLPTARELGWRYDASSPGGTQRWPRKRQGVWDFPLQAVPFPGHSFEPLSMDYNIMFNQSRNTTRAPAHNYPAWREQASGAYLAGFKRAYRTNRAPLFIGNHFEEWNGGIYMDAAEEALKGMAGRPDVRLVSFKQFTDWLDVQSPAVLAKLQGLDVGERPAGGWTSYTRQTKRHSGTGAGAST; encoded by the coding sequence ATGCGGGACGAAAGCCGGAATCTTTCACGCAGGGGGCTCATTGGGCTCGGCGCCGCGGCGGCCGCGGCCCCCGTGCTCGCGGCTTGCGGATCGGCTGACGGACCGGGGGACAGTCAAGGCCGGAAGGTCAGCGGTGGCAGCGATCCCGAGGGCGCGGGGCCCCAGCAGGGCGGCAGACCGGAGCGGCTCATCGGCGACGGCTCCACCGCCCGTACGGGCAAGCAGCCCCGCCAGCCGAAGGATCCCGTCCCCCTCGAACCCGGCGAGACCCCGCCGCAGTTCGTCGTCTTCTCCTGGGACGGAGCCGGCGAGGTCGGCAACGGGCTCTTCCCCCGGTTCCTGAAGCTCGCCAAGGACCACGACGCGCGGATGACCTTCTTCCTCTCCGGGCTCTACCTGCTGCCCGAGTCGAAGAAACGTCTGTACAGCCCGCCGAACAACGCCGTCGGCGCCTCCGACATCGGCTACCTGACCGACGGCCACATCAAGGAGACGCTCACCTACGTCAGGAAAGCGTGGCTGGACGGGCACGAGATCGGCACCCACTTCAACGGCCACTTCTGCGCGGGCACGGGATCCGTCGCGAACTGGACGCCCGAGCAGTGGCGCAGCGAGATCGACCAGGCCGTGTCCTTCGTCACGAAGTGGCGCACCAACACCGGCTTCCACGACCTGCCCGCGCTGCCCTTCGACTACGGCAAGGAACTGGTCGGCGGTCGCACCCCCTGCCTGCTCGGCCAGGAGAACCTGCTGCCCACCGCCCGCGAGCTGGGCTGGCGCTACGACGCGAGCTCACCAGGCGGCACACAGCGCTGGCCGCGCAAGCGCCAAGGGGTGTGGGACTTCCCGCTCCAGGCCGTGCCCTTCCCCGGGCACTCCTTCGAGCCGCTGTCCATGGACTACAACATCATGTTCAACCAGTCCCGCAACACCACCCGCGCCCCCGCCCACAACTACCCGGCCTGGCGCGAGCAGGCGTCGGGCGCCTACCTCGCCGGGTTCAAACGCGCCTACAGGACCAACCGTGCTCCGCTCTTCATCGGCAACCACTTCGAGGAGTGGAACGGCGGCATCTACATGGACGCGGCCGAGGAGGCGCTGAAGGGCATGGCGGGCCGCCCCGACGTACGGCTCGTCTCCTTCAAGCAGTTCACCGACTGGCTGGACGTCCAGAGCCCGGCCGTACTGGCCAAGCTCCAGGGCCTGGACGTGGGCGAGCGCCCGGCGGGCGGCTGGACGTCGTACACACGCCAGACGAAGCGCCACTCCGGTACAGGCGCGGGCGCGAGCACCTGA
- a CDS encoding histidine phosphatase family protein, protein MRHGEVENPEGVLYGRLPGYHLSALGRDMADRVAESLASRDITHVVASPLERAQETATPLAKSHGLDLATDNRLIEAENVFQGKTFGVGDGALKNPENWKYLVNPFQPSWGEPYIEQVVRMMGALDTARDAARGHEAVCVSHQLPIWILRSFVERRRLWHDPRKRQCTLASLTSFTYRGDKIVSVGYSEPALDLVPAHLRAGAKPGRTGKGAGRGQGQGQSKAFGA, encoded by the coding sequence ATGCGCCACGGTGAGGTCGAGAACCCGGAGGGCGTGCTGTACGGCAGGCTGCCCGGCTACCACCTCTCCGCGCTCGGCAGGGACATGGCCGACCGGGTCGCGGAGTCCCTGGCCTCCCGTGACATCACGCATGTGGTGGCCTCCCCGCTGGAGCGGGCCCAGGAGACGGCCACCCCGCTGGCCAAGTCGCACGGGCTCGACCTCGCCACGGACAACCGTCTGATCGAGGCGGAGAACGTCTTCCAGGGGAAGACCTTCGGTGTCGGCGACGGCGCCCTGAAGAACCCGGAGAACTGGAAGTACCTGGTCAACCCGTTCCAGCCGTCCTGGGGCGAGCCCTACATCGAGCAGGTCGTACGGATGATGGGGGCGCTGGACACCGCGCGGGACGCCGCCAGGGGACACGAGGCGGTCTGCGTCAGCCACCAGCTCCCGATCTGGATCCTGCGCAGCTTCGTCGAGCGCAGGCGGCTCTGGCACGACCCGCGCAAGCGGCAGTGCACCCTCGCCTCACTGACGAGCTTCACCTACCGGGGCGACAAGATCGTTTCTGTGGGCTACTCGGAGCCCGCCCTCGACCTGGTCCCGGCCCATCTGCGGGCCGGCGCCAAGCCGGGCAGGACCGGCAAGGGCGCCGGGCGGGGGCAGGGTCAGGGACAGTCCAAGGCGTTCGGGGCCTGA